TCGCGCCGCGCGCCGCCTTGCCCCGGCCAGTCGCGAGAGCCGCGAGGCGGCCGTTCGAGCCCTTGCGGCCCGCGTCGAAGAGGCCACGCCTCGGCTCCTCCAGGCGAACGAGGATGACGTCCGCGCCGCTCACGAACACGGCCTATCGGACGCTCTCATTGACCGACTGCGGCTCGACGAGGGCCGCGTCGGCGCCATCGCCAAGAGCATCCTCGAGATCGCGGCACTGCCCGACCCGCTGTGACAGACCATCGACGAAACGGAGCGTCCCAATGGTCTCCGTGTCCGGCGTGTTCGCGTTCCCATCGGCGTCATCGCGATGGTCTACGAGTCGCGTCCCAACGTGACCGTCGAGGCCAGCGCGCTCGCGATCAAGTCGGGCAACGCCATCGTGCTTCGCGGGGGCTCCGAGGCGTTGCGCTCGAACCGTGTCTTTGCGGAAGCGGCGGCGCTCGCTCTCGCTGACGCGGGCCTGCCCAAGGACGCCGTGCAGCTCGTTCCCACGACCGACCGCGAGGCCATCCGGGTCCTCTTGTCGCAAACCGAATCCATCGATCTTGCCATTCCCCGCGGTGGCGAAGCGCTCATCCGCCACGTGACCGAGGTGGCCCGCGTGCCCGTGATCCAGCACTGGAAGGGCGTGTGTCATCTCTACCTCGACGAGGGCTGCGACGCTGAGATGGCCGCGCGCCTCACCTTCGACGGCAAGCTGTCGCGTCCCGGCGTGTGCAACGCCCTCGAGTGTTTGCTCGTTCATCGCGCACACGCGCAGCGCGGCGGCTGGTTTGGGGAACTCCTGCGTACGCTCACGGAGCGCGGTTGCGAGGTCCGCGGCTGCGAGGAGACGCGGGGCGTTTTCCCCGGCGCAAAGCCCGCCGAGGAGGACGATTGGGGCCGCGAGTTTCTCGCGCCCGTCCTCGCGGTCCGCGTCGTTGCCTCGCTCGACGACGCCATGGAGCACATCGCTCGTTATGGCTCGGGCCATACGGAGGCCATCTGCACGAGTGTCGCGGCGCACGCCGAGCGGTTTCGTCACGAAATCGACGCCGCTTGCGTCGTGGTGAACGCCTCGACGCGGTTCCACGACGGCGGTGAGCTCGGGCTTGGGGCCGAGCTAGGCATCGCCACCAGCCGCCTCCATTGGCGCGGCGCCATGGGCCTGCTCGCGCTCACGACCATGAAGTGGATCGTGGACGGAGCGGGCCAAACGAGGCATTGAGGGGTTCTACAGACACGGTTCAATAGAGACGGGGCAGCGCATTGCCCCTCGAGGGAGACCAACTTGGCAAGCACGAAGCGAACGAACGGCGACTCGAAGCGCAAGGGACAACGCAGCACGGAGCGCAACGAGAGGCCGCGCATCAAGAGCTCGCACGCGGGCGCGCCGCAAACGGCCGCGAAGTCGGCGAAGCCTAAGCCCAAGGGGCGCGCCCAAGCCCAAAAGGTGGTGGGCGAGGTGACTCGTTCTGCGCGACTCGGCGACTCGGCGCCGCGCCGCGAGCCGGAGCGCCGCGAGCCGAAGAAGAAGGGCACGCGAGCGACGGAGATCGTGAGCACCGCGAGCGACGCGGCGCGCGAGCTGTCGATTCAGGTGGCCATCGCGGCGCTCGAAAAGAAGGCTGTTGGCCTGGAGATCCTCGATGTGGCGGGTCGCGTCGACTACGCCGACTTCCTGGTGCTCATGTCGGGCCGGAGCGATCGCCACGTCATCGCGCTGGCGCAATCGATCGAAGAAGCGCTGAAGAAGCACGGCCAGCGTCCGCTCGCCGTCGAGGGCCTCCCGCACGCGACGTGGGTCCTCATCGACTACGGCGACGTGGTCGTCCACGTCTTCCAGGAGGATCGCCGGCACCTCTACAACCTCGAGGGCCTGTGGATGGACGCGCGACGCATTCCGCTTCCTGCGGAAGAGGGCGCGCCACCGAGCTGAGGTTCACGTAGGCAAGCGCGCCCGCAAGGGCGCAGTTCAGCGCTCGAAGAGGCCGGTCTTTCGCCAATCCTTCGCGTGGGCGCACCGGAGGTATTCGTCGAGATCGAGCTTCGCGCGCGCCGAGCGGCTGGTCATCGTCCGCACCGTGCCGAAGATGGGCCGCTCGGGCCACGGCCGGTCGTGAAGGCCGAAGCACCACCCGATGTTGGTGTAGCCGTCGGGGTCGCGCCCATCGAGCGCCCACTTGTCATTCAGATGAACGAGCAGGCGATGCGCTTCCCGGGGGGTCTCGGTCCACGTAAGGACGAGCTTGCCCCATAACATGCGAACGTAGTTGTGGATGATGCCGCGGGTGCGAAGCTCGAGCTGCGCCGCGTTCCAGACCTCGTCGGGTGACTCGGCGCGTTCGAGCGCGGCGGCGTCAACGAGCGATGGGCGCGCGTCGACGGCGTGCTTCTGCAGGGTGTCGCGCGCCCAATTGGGGAGCTCGTCGAAGCTCTGGTGCCTCGGGTTCTCACGCGCGAAGTTGAACGCCAGCGTGCGGCGCACCAAGAGCTGCTCCAAGAAGGCGTCGATGGATTCGGCGGGGACGTCACGCCGGTCCGCTGCGGCGCGCGCCGCGAGCGCCACCTTGCGCGCGGAGATCATGCCGAAGTGCAGGTAGGGCGAGAGATGGCTCGTGGCGTCGCGCGACGGTTCGTTGCGGTCTGTCGCATAACCGTCGAGGCGATTCGCCAGGAACGCCGTGAGGCGCCCCTCGGCCTTGGCGGCGCCACCAGGAAATTCCGCCACCGGCGGGACGTCGTGGTCGATGGGGCACGCCAAAACGAGCGAGGCGATGTCGGCCGTGGAGAAGTCGATGGGCGCGAAGGGCAGGTCGAGCTCGCGCAGGGGACTCACGCGCGCCTCTGGGTCGGCATGCGGCTTTAGGTAGGTCGGCAGGAGCCGATGCACCTTTGGACGGATGGTTCGCGCGGCGTACTCCTGCTTCGGGAAGAGTGCGAGCGGCACTACGGAGTTGTCGTCGACGGTGACGTAGGGCGCATGGCTCTTTGCCGCGGCGCTGTTGTTGTGCGCATCCAGGAAGGTCGGGCTGTCGTCAGACACGACGAGCGCTGCGCGCTGCGAGAGGCGGGCGACCATGCCGCGCGCCTCTTCGCGGGAGCGAGGCAGGAAGAACGCGTAGGCGATTCCGCGCTCCTGGAGCACCCGAGCTGTCTCGCGCGCGCCCTCGAGGACGAAGGTGTGGAAGCGGTCGCTCGCGTAGGGGTAGTCGGGCCGGATGGACTCGTAGACGAGGCAGGGGAGGCGCCGCTCGTTCGCCATCTCGATGGCGTAGGCGAGCGCGAGGTTGTCCGTGGGGCGGCGATAGGCCTGGCAAAAGTAGAGAACGTAGGCGGGACGCGCGGGGGCTGGCCGTGACGCCAGCAAGCGAAGGCGTGGATCGGCGTCGCGGAGGATAGGCATCGATCGAAGTGGTTTGGGGCGTCTCGAGTTCTCGGAGAAGGGGCGAGCGATTTCTGCCGCTTCTCCTCACAGGTGCGCCCGCGATTGCGTGGTGTCTCCGCCCGAACTATGGCCTCGGGGCGCGATGGTATCGCGCTCCTTGGAGAAGCTCACCGATGACCGTCGCCCACTACGTCTTGGCCTCCGCCGCGCTCACGCTCGCGCAACTGGTCGCTGCCAGCATGTTGCGAGCCAAGGCGTGGACGCCCTCCGGCCTCAAGCTCGCCTTCGGAAATCGCGAGACCATGCCCCCGGTCGGTGCGCTCGCGGGACGCGCCGACCGGGCGGCCAAGAACATGCTCGAGAACATGGTGCTGCTTCTCGCCGTCGTGGTGGCCGCAGCGCAGAGCGCCAGCTCGCCCTCGCGACTCGCGCTAGGTTCCGCGATCTTCTTTTGGGCCCGCCTTGCCTATGTGCCGCTCTATTTGGCTGGCGTGCAATACGCGCGCACGCTCGCCTGGGCGGTGGCCCTAGCCGGGATCGGCTGGGCAGCTTGCGGCGCGCTCTAACCGAGCGTGGTCGTCAATCGGTTGAAGAAGCGTCGGTCTTGGGCTTCCGCGCCACGACGAACGCGACGCCGATGGAGATGAAGTAGAGGCCGATCAGGATGCCGCTCACGAGCATTTGGCTCATGATCTCGGGCCCCGGACTCGCGATCGCGCCGACCACGAACGACAGAATGACGGCCCACCGACTGAACTTGACGAGCTGCCTTGGCGTCACGATTCCGGCGAACGCAAGGAAAGAGATGAACAGCGGCAGCTCGAAGATGAAGCCGAACGCCAGAATCATGCGCGTATAGAAATCGAGGTAAAACTCGAGCGTGGGCCTTTGCGTGAGGACGGTTCCCGTTTGCGTGACGGGCCCGAGAAGCGAGAAGAAGTAGTTGAACGTGATCGGGAACGCGATGAAGTAGGCCACCAGGACGCCCGACGTGAAGAGCGTCGTGGAGAAGAAGACGAACGGGATGATGAAGCGCTTCTCGCGCGAGTAGAGGCCCGGGCTAATGAACGACCAGAGTTGGTAGAAGATGACCGGCATCGACAGAATGATGCCCGCCGTGATCGACAGCTGCATGTACCCGACGAAGACGTCAGCCGGCGACAGCGTCTGAAGCTCCGGCACCCCGGGAAGTTGGCGCGCGTGCCAGGCCTTCTCGTAGGGACCCACGAGCAGTCCCAAGAGGCGCTCGCGGTAATTCCAGCACGCGACCGTGGTGACGCCGAGCACGAGACCCGCCCGCACGACGCGAGCGCGCAGTTCGCCGAGGTGCTCCCAGATCGTCATCTTGAGATCGGCCTCAGGCTCCACGCCGGCCGTCTCGGGAAGCTGCTTCTCCGGCTCGCTCATGGCTCGATGTCCTTCACGGCGCCGGTGCCGGCGGAGGTCGAGGTCGGGGTCGGGGTCGAGGTCGGGGTCGAGGTCGGGGTCGGGGTCGAGGTCGAGGTCGAGGTCGAGGTCGAGGTCGAGGTCGAGGTCGGGGTCGGGGTCGAGGTCGAGGTCGAGGTCGGGGTCGAGGTCGAGGTCGAGGTCGAGGTCGAGGTCGAGGTCGAGGTCGAGGTCGAGGTCGGGGTCGAGGTCGGGGTCGAGGTCGGGGTCGAGGTCGAGGTCGAGGTCGCGTCCTCGGGAGTCGGCGCCGGTTCCGGTGCCGCGACGACGCCGTTCTCGTCCCCCGTCATGTAGAGCGCGTCGAGCGCCAAGGGCGACTTCGGCAAGAGGTCTGCGTAGACGACGGCCGTGTCGGGCATGGCTTGGTACGAGTCGGCGCCCTCGCGCGGGTATTCGCGGTGCCGGATGCTCAGGGCCGAAATATCCTGGTACGGATCATCCGCCGTCAACGTGGCGGGCGCGGAGGACGCCACCGGGGCATCGTCCCTTATCGTCGCGGCGGAGCGAATTCCGTCGAGCTCGCCGCGGGCGAGCTTGCGAATTTCCTGGAGGTCGTCGGCGAGGCCCTCGCTGTGCAGCACGTCGTCGATGCCGCTCTGCACGCGGAGGTCGAGCGCCATGCGCCGCAGCTTTCCGGCCCACTGGCCAGCCGTTCGGAGCACCCTCGGTAGGTCCTTCGGGCCGATCATCACGATGGCCACGATGATCACGAGCACCAGCTCGCCGAAGCCCATTCCGAACATCGACGCCCAACCTATCACGCCGCCACGCTGCGCGGGGCTCGCCGAGGGCCGCGCGCGGCACCAGTCGCACCGGTCGCGCCGCGGCCCCGGGTGGGCTATGAGCAGGACATGCTGGCCATTCAGGGCTATTCGGCCGACGATCTCGTAGCCGCGCTCGAGGTCCCGCTGGCCGAGGCGCGGCGCCTCGTCTCGCACGTGCGCCGTGGCGGTGATCTCGCTGGCCCCGTCGATCAGGTGCGGCGCACGACGCTGGAGCGACTGCGCGGCCTCGCGTGCGTTCCGACGCTGAGCGTCGTGGACGAAGAGCGGAGCGCGCTCGATCCGTTCCGCAAGCTCGTCCTCGCGCTCGCCGGCGGCGAGCGCATCGAGACGGTGCGCATTCCCCTCGAGAAGCCCGGGCGCTTCTCCGTGTGCGTGAGCTCTCAGGTGGGCTGCGCCCTCGGTTGCACCTTCTGCGCGACGGGGCGCCTTGGCCTGAAGAAGAACCTCGAGAGCTGGGAGATCGTCGAGCAGGTGCGCCTCGTAGCGGCCACGCTCGGTCCCGGACAGCGGGTCCACGGCGTCGTCTTCCAGGGCATGGGCGAGCCGATGGCCAACCTCGACCGCGTCCTCCAGGCCATTCGCGCGCTCCGCGACCCGTCGGGGCTGGCCGTCGACACGCGCGCCATCACAGTGTGCACTTCGGGGCTGCCGACGGGCATTCGTCGCCTCGCGACCGAGATGCCCAAGGTGCGCCTGGGCCTGTCGCTCGGGACCGCCGTGCGCGCCAAGCGGCGCTCGCTCATGCCCATCGACGTCGCCCATCCGCTCGACGAGGTGCTCAAA
The window above is part of the Myxococcales bacterium genome. Proteins encoded here:
- a CDS encoding deoxyribodipyrimidine photo-lyase; this encodes MPILRDADPRLRLLASRPAPARPAYVLYFCQAYRRPTDNLALAYAIEMANERRLPCLVYESIRPDYPYASDRFHTFVLEGARETARVLQERGIAYAFFLPRSREEARGMVARLSQRAALVVSDDSPTFLDAHNNSAAAKSHAPYVTVDDNSVVPLALFPKQEYAARTIRPKVHRLLPTYLKPHADPEARVSPLRELDLPFAPIDFSTADIASLVLACPIDHDVPPVAEFPGGAAKAEGRLTAFLANRLDGYATDRNEPSRDATSHLSPYLHFGMISARKVALAARAAADRRDVPAESIDAFLEQLLVRRTLAFNFARENPRHQSFDELPNWARDTLQKHAVDARPSLVDAAALERAESPDEVWNAAQLELRTRGIIHNYVRMLWGKLVLTWTETPREAHRLLVHLNDKWALDGRDPDGYTNIGWCFGLHDRPWPERPIFGTVRTMTSRSARAKLDLDEYLRCAHAKDWRKTGLFER
- the tatC gene encoding twin-arginine translocase subunit TatC — protein: MSEPEKQLPETAGVEPEADLKMTIWEHLGELRARVVRAGLVLGVTTVACWNYRERLLGLLVGPYEKAWHARQLPGVPELQTLSPADVFVGYMQLSITAGIILSMPVIFYQLWSFISPGLYSREKRFIIPFVFFSTTLFTSGVLVAYFIAFPITFNYFFSLLGPVTQTGTVLTQRPTLEFYLDFYTRMILAFGFIFELPLFISFLAFAGIVTPRQLVKFSRWAVILSFVVGAIASPGPEIMSQMLVSGILIGLYFISIGVAFVVARKPKTDASSTD
- a CDS encoding 23S rRNA (adenine(2503)-C(2))-methyltransferase RlmN — translated: MLAIQGYSADDLVAALEVPLAEARRLVSHVRRGGDLAGPVDQVRRTTLERLRGLACVPTLSVVDEERSALDPFRKLVLALAGGERIETVRIPLEKPGRFSVCVSSQVGCALGCTFCATGRLGLKKNLESWEIVEQVRLVAATLGPGQRVHGVVFQGMGEPMANLDRVLQAIRALRDPSGLAVDTRAITVCTSGLPTGIRRLATEMPKVRLGLSLGTAVRAKRRSLMPIDVAHPLDEVLKAAAEHAARTGMSPMFAVTLLSGVNDGVEDADALSEVIHSFAKATGHRPRLSIIPYNAIGGDEPYVRSAAEREDAFRERLRERGVFSHKRYSGGSDVGAACGQLAGRVTA
- the tatB gene encoding twin-arginine translocase subunit TatB, coding for MFGMGFGELVLVIIVAIVMIGPKDLPRVLRTAGQWAGKLRRMALDLRVQSGIDDVLHSEGLADDLQEIRKLARGELDGIRSAATIRDDAPVASSAPATLTADDPYQDISALSIRHREYPREGADSYQAMPDTAVVYADLLPKSPLALDALYMTGDENGVVAAPEPAPTPEDATSTSTSTPTSTPTSTPTSTSTSTSTSTSTSTSTSTPTSTSTSTPTPTSTSTSTSTSTSTSTPTPTSTPTSTPTPTSTSAGTGAVKDIEP
- the rsfS gene encoding ribosome silencing factor, yielding MVSTASDAARELSIQVAIAALEKKAVGLEILDVAGRVDYADFLVLMSGRSDRHVIALAQSIEEALKKHGQRPLAVEGLPHATWVLIDYGDVVVHVFQEDRRHLYNLEGLWMDARRIPLPAEEGAPPS
- a CDS encoding MAPEG family protein, with the translated sequence MTVAHYVLASAALTLAQLVAASMLRAKAWTPSGLKLAFGNRETMPPVGALAGRADRAAKNMLENMVLLLAVVVAAAQSASSPSRLALGSAIFFWARLAYVPLYLAGVQYARTLAWAVALAGIGWAACGAL